The following proteins are encoded in a genomic region of Phragmites australis chromosome 9, lpPhrAust1.1, whole genome shotgun sequence:
- the LOC133929398 gene encoding auxin-responsive protein IAA19-like encodes MTPPLEARDYIGLGAAAASSSPSCSSASSPASQAPGPHLALRLGLPGSESPVDAALTLGPAPPRGGAKRGFADSLDRPVKRDAATDDAAGGVRGEEKGMAEAAAGAPRAAKAQVVGWPPVRSYRKNTLAASATKTKEEDEDRSEAGCCYVKVSMDGAPYLRKVDLKTYSSYEDLSLGLEKMFSCFITGKSSSCKPSRKERLNDGSRADALQDQEYVLTYEDKDADWMLVGDLPWDLFTSNCRKLRIMRGSDAAGMAPRSLEQMGRNK; translated from the exons ATGACTCCGCCCCTCGAGGCGCGCGACTACATCGgcctcggcgccgccgccgcctcctcctccccgtcctGCTCGTCCGCGTCCTCCCCCGCCAGCCAGGCGCCGGGGCCGCACCTCGCGCTCCGCCTCGGGCTCCCGGGGTCGGAGTCCCCCGTCGACGCGGCGCTCACCCTCGGCCCTGCACCTCCCAGGGGCGGCGCCAAGCGCGGGTTCGCCGACTCCCTGGACCGACCCGTGAAACGGGATGCTGCTACCGATGACGCTGCTGGGGGCGTGAGGGGGGAGGAGAAGGGGATGGCGGAAGCCGCCGCGGGAGCTCCACGAGCTGCCAA GGCACAAGTTGTTGGATGGCCGCCTGTTCGGAGCTACCGGAAGAATACGTTAGCTGCGAGTGCCACAAAGACcaaggaggaagacgaagatAGAAGTGAGGCAGGATGCTGCTATGTTAAGGTCAGCATGGATGGAGCCCCGTACCTAAGGAAGGTGGATCTCAAGACATATTCAAGCTACGAGGATCTCTCACTTGGTCTTGAGAAAATGTTCAGCTGCTTCATCACTG GTAAAAGCAGTTCATGCAAGCCATCAAGAAAAGAAAGGCTTAATGATGGTTCTAGGGCTGATGCCCTTCAGGACCAAGAATATGTCCTTACTTACGAAGACAAAGATGCTGACTGGATGCTCGTTGGTGATCTTCCCTGGGA CTTGTTCACCTCAAATTGTCGGAAACTGAGAATTATGAGAGGTTCTGACGCTGCTGGCATGG CTCCAAGATCACTGGAACAGATGGGTCGGAACAAATAG